One window from the genome of Spirosoma rhododendri encodes:
- a CDS encoding DinB family protein: MNQSSNSVSRRQFMNGSLATAASLSLTGALPALAHTLPAPPENNLLVVGPVEGYSPMIGTLVSMMRYNRDTIIRTVKDLTQTQLDHLFDAKANTIGALIMHLGATDKFYQINTFEGRQEFNDAEKKDWGAAMELGDAGRSEIKGHDAQYYLDKINAVRDETLARLKTKDDKWLLALDPIWSKQQPVNTYWKWFHVCEHESNHRGQVTWLKGRLPGMKAGKE; this comes from the coding sequence ATGAATCAATCGTCCAATTCTGTTTCGCGCCGTCAGTTTATGAATGGCAGCCTGGCCACAGCCGCCAGCCTGAGCCTGACCGGCGCCCTACCCGCCCTGGCCCACACACTGCCCGCTCCGCCAGAAAACAACCTGCTTGTTGTGGGGCCGGTGGAAGGGTACTCCCCCATGATCGGGACACTGGTGTCGATGATGCGCTACAACCGCGACACGATCATCCGCACGGTAAAAGACCTAACTCAAACCCAGCTCGATCACCTGTTCGACGCGAAAGCCAACACCATCGGCGCGTTGATTATGCACCTCGGCGCAACCGATAAATTTTATCAGATCAACACCTTCGAGGGACGGCAGGAATTCAACGACGCGGAGAAAAAAGACTGGGGCGCAGCTATGGAACTGGGCGACGCGGGGCGCAGCGAGATCAAAGGCCACGACGCACAGTATTATCTCGACAAGATCAATGCTGTGCGCGATGAAACGCTCGCCAGACTAAAGACCAAAGACGATAAGTGGCTACTGGCCCTTGACCCAATCTGGTCGAAGCAACAGCCGGTGAATACGTACTGGAAGTGGTTCCACGTCTGCGAACACGAGTCGAACCACCGGGGCCAGGTGACCTGGCTCAAAGGCCGCCTGCCGGGCATGAAGGCGGGGAAGGAGTGA